A single region of the Lycium barbarum isolate Lr01 chromosome 2, ASM1917538v2, whole genome shotgun sequence genome encodes:
- the LOC132626732 gene encoding transcription factor bHLH148-like, translating to MEPMVVEMSSTVISNPVTSSNRVISRRKKIKKSLRNQTQSSNNNNNNNSDNTPSSTTTEWKTQAQQQVYSSKLLKALREVRISPPAPTAPKGGRAVREVADRVLAVTAKGRSRWSRAILTNRLKLKFMKKHAKRQKVAASCTTSRITRKPRVGILKLKTKNLPAFQKKARVLGRLVPGCRKQPLPVILDEATDYIAALEMQIRAMSALADLLSGASTSSTTTASQPPPS from the coding sequence ATGGAACCAATGGTTGTAGAGATGTCATCAACGGTGATCTCGAATCCTGTAACGTCATCTAACAGAGTAATATcaaggagaaaaaaaattaagaaaagttTGAGAAATCAAACTCagagcagcaacaacaacaataacaataacagtGATAATACTCCGAGCAGTACTACTACTGAATGGAAAACACAAGCTCAACAACAAGTTTACTCATCAAAGCTACTCAAAGCACTCCGTGAAGTTCGAATCAGTCCACCAGCACCCACAGCTCCAAAAGGGGGTCGAGCCGTACGAGAAGTGGCTGACCGAGTCCTTGCTGTTACAGCTAAAGGACGATCCAGGTGGAGCCGAGCTATACTTACAAACAGGCTCAAGCTCAAGTTCATGAAGAAACACGCCAAGCGCCAGAAAGTGGCTGCTTCGTGTACTACAAGCCGGATAACTAGAAAGCCCAGAGTTGGGATATTGAAGCTGAAAACTAAGAATTTACCGGCTTTTCAGAAAAAAGCGAGAGTTTTAGGAAGGCTTGTTCCTGGTTGTAGGAAACAACCATTGCCTGTGATTCTTGATGAAGCAACTGATTATATTGCGGCTCTTGAGATGCAAATTCGAGCTATGAGTGCTTTAGCTGATCTCCTTTCTGGTGCTTCAACCTCTAGTACTACTACTGCGAGCCAGCCTCCACCTAGTTGA